A region of Methanobacterium spitsbergense DNA encodes the following proteins:
- a CDS encoding MoaD/ThiS family protein: MEIKYSEGHIENLDLNQISLEELLKNLGIDPLEVIVKRNDSIILDHETLGNNDIIQIIRVIHGG; this comes from the coding sequence TTGGAAATAAAATATTCAGAAGGGCACATTGAAAATTTGGATTTAAACCAAATATCACTTGAGGAACTATTAAAAAATCTAGGCATCGATCCTTTAGAAGTAATTGTAAAAAGAAATGATTCAATAATTCTTGATCATGAAACTTTAGGAAATAATGATATTATACAAATTATAAGGGTTATTCACGGTGGTTAA
- the thiI gene encoding tRNA uracil 4-sulfurtransferase ThiI, whose product MDKNRPIIVRYGEIGVKSPVVRKRFEKKLISNIKKLIDCKITINQGRIFLFSEDQAKAMESLKKIFGVVSFSPTVSTDTNHDLIKKTVQDYVKDLIEKGEFDPEKPFAVKCRRVGTHDFSSREMAGFCGAAVIEVTNAPVDLSNPEFRLFIEVREDKTYIFHEKIKGPGGLPIGTQGRMIALVSGGIDSPVATYLMMKRGCDITIVNFNNHPFTSGSSEKVIKIYQKLKEYASGSELKLYQVNYGDFLKKCTEDAPPRMTCVLCKSGMYQIAEKIAKSEKALAIIDGSSVGQVASQTLPNILATRYSTSMPVLSPLIGLDKTEISEMAEKIGTFEISILPDVGCGAAPKHPETNAVLEKVLEVQDKIEMDKELEKVLLTLNDIAVE is encoded by the coding sequence ATGGATAAAAATAGGCCAATAATAGTAAGATACGGCGAGATCGGAGTTAAAAGTCCTGTAGTAAGAAAGAGATTTGAAAAAAAGTTAATATCAAACATTAAAAAGTTGATTGATTGTAAAATAACTATAAACCAGGGCAGAATATTTCTTTTTTCTGAAGATCAAGCAAAAGCAATGGAATCTCTAAAGAAAATATTTGGAGTAGTTTCATTCAGTCCAACAGTCTCTACCGATACCAATCATGATCTAATTAAAAAAACTGTTCAGGATTATGTTAAAGATCTAATTGAAAAGGGTGAGTTTGATCCTGAAAAACCCTTTGCAGTTAAATGTAGAAGAGTTGGAACCCATGACTTTTCAAGCAGGGAAATGGCAGGATTCTGTGGTGCAGCAGTAATAGAAGTAACAAATGCTCCTGTAGATCTATCAAATCCAGAATTCAGACTGTTTATTGAAGTTAGAGAAGATAAAACTTATATATTCCACGAAAAAATTAAGGGACCCGGCGGATTACCGATAGGTACACAGGGAAGAATGATTGCATTGGTATCAGGTGGTATAGATTCCCCAGTTGCAACATATCTCATGATGAAACGTGGATGTGACATAACCATTGTAAACTTCAACAACCACCCATTCACTTCAGGATCTAGTGAAAAAGTAATCAAAATATACCAAAAACTTAAAGAATATGCATCTGGTTCTGAATTAAAACTTTACCAGGTCAACTATGGTGATTTCCTTAAAAAATGTACAGAAGATGCACCACCCCGCATGACTTGTGTACTCTGTAAAAGTGGAATGTATCAGATTGCTGAAAAGATTGCAAAATCTGAGAAAGCACTAGCAATAATTGACGGAAGCAGTGTAGGACAGGTTGCATCTCAAACATTACCAAACATACTTGCAACACGATACTCAACATCCATGCCAGTACTCAGCCCACTTATAGGACTTGACAAGACAGAAATTTCAGAGATGGCCGAAAAAATTGGCACCTTTGAAATATCCATATTACCTGATGTTGGATGTGGAGCGGCTCCAAAACACCCTGAAACCAATGCTGTTCTTGAAAAAGTTTTAGAAGTTCAAGATAAAATTGAAATGGACAAAGAACTTGAGAAAGTCCTATTAACTCTCAACGATATCGCAGTGGAATAG
- a CDS encoding MOSC domain-containing protein, translated as MNSENIEKEAKVVAVSTSPLTGTKKTNIMQGMLIENHGLHGDAHAENEAHRQLSLLAIESIQKMRDLGLDVYPGDFAENITTEGIILKELQIGTKLSIGKQSVVQVTQIGKKCYNPCEIGRQVGECIMPTEGIFCKVLEGGKIRIGDGLQII; from the coding sequence ATGAATTCAGAGAATATTGAAAAAGAAGCAAAGGTAGTAGCTGTTTCTACCAGTCCACTTACAGGAACAAAAAAGACCAATATAATGCAGGGTATGTTAATTGAAAACCATGGATTACATGGTGATGCTCATGCTGAAAATGAAGCTCACAGACAATTAAGTTTACTCGCAATTGAAAGTATACAAAAGATGCGAGATCTGGGTCTTGATGTTTATCCAGGAGATTTTGCAGAAAACATCACAACAGAGGGAATAATACTAAAAGAACTACAGATTGGAACCAAATTATCCATTGGAAAACAATCAGTGGTCCAGGTAACACAGATAGGAAAGAAATGTTACAACCCATGTGAAATTGGAAGACAAGTGGGAGAGTGTATAATGCCCACCGAGGGAATCTTCTGCAAGGTTTTAGAAGGTGGGAAAATAAGGATAGGAGATGGATTACAGATTATTTGA
- a CDS encoding sulfide-dependent adenosine diphosphate thiazole synthase, whose translation MAIFSKVSEKDVTKAIVSEFADEFLEYVESDVIIVGAGPSGLIAAKRLADKGVKVLLVESNNYLGGGFWIGGYLMNKLTVREPGQRILDEIGVPYKKVQEGLYVADGPHACSKLIGAAMDAGAKVINMTKFDDVVMRKDRVGGVVINWTPVSALPRAITCVDPVALESKIVVDATGHDAVVVKSLEQRGLVEIAGFEGMWVEKSEDAVVDKTSEVYPGVFVTGMAVATTYGSTRMGPTFGGMLLSGEKVAELIIDQLKVDVSAESETVKIKGSK comes from the coding sequence ATGGCAATATTTTCAAAAGTATCAGAAAAAGATGTGACAAAGGCAATTGTATCAGAATTTGCAGATGAATTTCTTGAGTACGTGGAAAGTGATGTTATAATAGTTGGAGCAGGACCTAGTGGCCTGATAGCAGCTAAAAGACTGGCAGATAAAGGTGTTAAGGTTCTTCTCGTAGAGAGTAACAACTATCTTGGAGGAGGATTCTGGATTGGCGGATACCTTATGAACAAATTAACAGTTCGTGAACCAGGTCAAAGAATACTTGATGAAATTGGAGTTCCTTATAAAAAGGTCCAGGAAGGACTTTATGTTGCAGATGGACCACATGCATGTTCAAAACTCATAGGTGCTGCAATGGATGCAGGTGCAAAAGTAATTAACATGACCAAATTTGACGATGTTGTTATGAGAAAAGACAGAGTAGGTGGAGTTGTTATTAATTGGACACCAGTATCTGCGCTTCCAAGAGCAATAACATGCGTTGACCCGGTTGCACTTGAATCTAAGATAGTTGTCGATGCAACAGGTCATGATGCAGTTGTTGTTAAATCACTTGAACAGCGTGGTCTTGTTGAAATAGCAGGGTTTGAAGGCATGTGGGTTGAAAAATCAGAAGATGCTGTGGTTGATAAAACCAGTGAAGTTTACCCTGGTGTATTTGTCACTGGAATGGCTGTTGCAACAACCTATGGAAGCACAAGAATGGGACCTACCTTTGGTGGTATGTTACTCTCAGGTGAAAAGGTTGCAGAACTAATCATAGACCAGTTAAAAGTTGATGTTTCAGCTGAGTCTGAAACTGTAAAAATAAAGGGATCCAAGTAA
- a CDS encoding trans-sulfuration enzyme family protein, with protein MNFDTRSIHAGRKPDPITGAISTSICQTSTFAFEDYNQPGDYDYSRTGNPTRNALEEAIANLEGGNKGFAFSSGMAAVSTAIHLLKAGDHAIVGDDIYGGTHRLFNEIMTKYGIEFTFLRMDSREKIEDAIQPNTKMLWIETPSNPLLNITDLEMIGNVAHENKLLTVADNTFPSPYFLRPIEYGMDLVLHSTTKYINGHSDVIGGAIVTTTDELADDVHFLLNGMGSNAAPFDSWLILRGLKTLPLRMKKHAENAMIIAEFLYEHPKVSEVFYPGLPTHPGYEIAKKQMDGFGGVVSFKLKSDVAKFIRGLDLFCLAESLGGADSLVEHAATMSHASMNESARVKAGITDDVIRLSIGLEDSSDLIEDLAHGLDAS; from the coding sequence ATGAATTTTGATACACGATCTATACATGCAGGGAGAAAACCAGACCCTATTACCGGGGCAATATCAACTTCTATATGTCAAACATCAACGTTTGCATTTGAAGACTATAACCAACCTGGAGACTATGACTACTCCAGAACGGGTAATCCTACTAGAAATGCTCTTGAAGAGGCCATTGCAAATCTTGAAGGAGGAAACAAAGGATTTGCTTTTTCAAGTGGAATGGCTGCTGTATCAACTGCTATACACTTATTAAAAGCTGGTGACCATGCAATTGTAGGTGATGATATTTATGGTGGTACACACAGACTTTTCAACGAGATAATGACCAAATATGGAATTGAATTCACATTCCTTAGAATGGATTCAAGGGAGAAAATTGAAGATGCAATCCAACCCAATACCAAAATGCTTTGGATTGAAACACCATCAAATCCACTTCTAAACATCACAGACCTTGAAATGATTGGAAATGTAGCTCACGAAAACAAACTGTTAACAGTTGCAGATAACACATTTCCAAGCCCATACTTCCTAAGACCAATAGAGTATGGAATGGATCTTGTACTCCACTCTACAACCAAATACATAAATGGTCACAGTGATGTTATAGGAGGTGCAATAGTCACCACTACAGATGAACTGGCAGATGATGTACATTTCCTATTAAATGGAATGGGTAGCAATGCAGCTCCATTTGACTCATGGCTTATACTCAGAGGTCTTAAAACATTACCACTTAGGATGAAAAAACACGCCGAGAATGCAATGATTATCGCTGAATTTTTATACGAACATCCTAAGGTATCAGAAGTTTTCTATCCCGGACTACCAACACATCCAGGTTATGAAATAGCAAAAAAACAAATGGATGGATTTGGAGGAGTTGTATCGTTTAAACTCAAGTCAGATGTTGCTAAATTTATAAGGGGACTTGACCTCTTTTGTCTAGCAGAATCTCTTGGAGGTGCTGATTCACTTGTTGAACACGCTGCAACCATGAGCCATGCTTCAATGAATGAATCTGCACGTGTTAAAGCAGGTATTACAGACGATGTGATCCGGCTTTCCATTGGTCTTGAGGATTCTTCTGATCTAATAGAAGATCTTGCACACGGCCTAGATGCTTCATGA